In Mycolicibacterium alvei, a single window of DNA contains:
- a CDS encoding serine hydrolase domain-containing protein: MAHRVRVSPDLVGGGVNEGYGKVVDAFRRNLDGGSEIGAAVAAYRDGRKVVDLWGGYRNGTTHSPWEHDTMVIVFSTTKGIAALTVALAVSRGYVAYDTPVADYWPEFAQNGKDSVTVRQLLSYQAGLAVSSPPLTLGDYADPAQASAKLAVQRPAWTPGTRHGYHPWGLGPYVSELIRRTDPAGRTLGRFFAEEIAAPLGLDFYIGLPESVDRDRVAHLHAFSAAQMLLHLHTLPPGFVLAMMNPRSLTARAAIPPGVKALDEFNRDELRVVEMPAGNGTGTARSIARLYGDAATDGAGIGLSSTTLEALKASAVPPANGLHDTLLHLDASWSLGFLKPPVPSVFGSSDHAFGTCGAGGSFGFADPDTGTGFAYVPNKMGFHVVSDPRELALRQALFRDVIGARVQT; this comes from the coding sequence ATGGCTCACAGGGTCAGGGTTTCACCCGATCTGGTTGGCGGCGGCGTCAACGAGGGTTACGGGAAGGTCGTCGACGCGTTTCGTCGCAACCTCGACGGCGGAAGTGAGATCGGTGCCGCCGTCGCCGCCTATCGCGACGGCCGCAAGGTCGTCGATCTGTGGGGTGGCTACCGCAACGGGACGACGCACTCACCGTGGGAGCACGACACGATGGTGATCGTCTTCTCGACGACGAAAGGGATCGCCGCGCTGACCGTGGCGCTGGCCGTCTCGCGCGGATACGTCGCGTATGACACACCAGTGGCTGACTACTGGCCCGAGTTCGCCCAGAACGGCAAGGATTCCGTCACGGTCCGGCAATTGCTTTCGTATCAGGCAGGATTGGCTGTTTCCTCCCCGCCGTTGACGCTGGGCGACTATGCCGACCCGGCGCAAGCGTCGGCGAAGCTCGCGGTCCAGCGACCCGCCTGGACCCCGGGAACTCGGCACGGCTATCACCCCTGGGGCCTGGGCCCGTACGTGAGTGAACTGATCCGGCGTACCGACCCCGCGGGGCGGACGCTCGGTCGGTTCTTCGCCGAGGAGATCGCCGCACCGCTCGGATTGGATTTCTACATCGGGCTACCGGAGTCGGTCGATCGCGACCGCGTGGCGCACCTGCACGCGTTCTCGGCGGCCCAAATGCTGTTGCATCTCCACACGCTTCCGCCGGGCTTCGTCCTTGCGATGATGAATCCACGCAGCCTTACCGCCCGCGCCGCCATACCGCCCGGCGTCAAGGCTTTGGACGAGTTCAACCGCGATGAGTTGCGCGTTGTCGAGATGCCGGCGGGAAACGGCACCGGAACCGCGCGGTCCATTGCGCGGCTGTACGGCGACGCCGCCACCGACGGCGCCGGGATCGGCTTGTCGTCGACGACCCTCGAGGCGTTGAAAGCGTCGGCGGTACCCCCGGCAAACGGATTGCACGACACGCTTTTACACCTGGATGCCTCATGGTCGCTCGGCTTCTTGAAGCCACCAGTTCCGAGCGTCTTCGGCTCGTCCGACCACGCGTTCGGCACCTGCGGGGCCGGCGGTTCATTCGGATTCGCCGACCCGGATACCGGCACCGGCTTCGCGTACGTGCCGAACAAGATGGGCTTCCACGTGGTCAGCGATCCGAGAGAACTGGCCCTTCGGCAGGCGCTCTTTCGGGATGTGATCGGCGCTCGGGTGCAGACGTGA